In the genome of Altererythrobacter sp. TH136, one region contains:
- a CDS encoding sigma-54 dependent transcriptional regulator, whose amino-acid sequence MTEDDDRLLMLIDDEPAQSRLISALAAREGWRTLVVTDAETAIATLGTRQGMQLSAIILDQWVPGDDACQLIEELKARRPALPVLMLTASASPLLAVEAMRAGATDYLIKPVAPDRLMQALRSATKRESPRDELQPLTEKLGQVLDFDAMIGNAPNFRAALAKAAKTARGHGNVLIEGESGSGKEMLVRAMHAASPRAKAPFRLINARAVPTNSIESVLFGHEPNAFPGAFERQIGALQQCDGGTLLLDEVDRLPLDLQERLAEVLATGVVRPVGARHGFRIDLRVLSASNLPVGALGTAGYFHPALHEVLAPVTITLPPLRERTGDIPALARHFLARIGEQPGLRKLTITDGALSLLAAFDWPGNVRQLQTVLFRAAVFCDGDALTADCFPQLSDMLGQPADLRDPRHEGVGVMLYTADGNLRPLDEIEADVIRLAIGHYRGRMTEVARRLGIGRSTLYRKLGDLGIDNAA is encoded by the coding sequence ATGACCGAAGACGACGATCGCCTGCTGATGTTGATCGACGACGAGCCGGCGCAGAGCCGCCTGATCTCGGCGCTCGCCGCGCGCGAGGGCTGGCGGACGCTGGTGGTTACCGATGCGGAGACCGCGATCGCGACGCTGGGCACCCGGCAGGGGATGCAGCTTTCGGCCATCATCCTCGACCAGTGGGTGCCGGGTGACGACGCCTGCCAGCTGATCGAGGAACTGAAGGCCCGCCGCCCCGCTCTCCCTGTCCTGATGCTCACTGCCAGCGCGTCTCCGCTGCTCGCCGTCGAGGCGATGCGGGCCGGTGCGACCGATTATCTGATCAAGCCCGTCGCGCCCGACCGGCTGATGCAGGCGCTGCGCAGCGCCACCAAGCGCGAGTCGCCCCGCGACGAACTGCAGCCGTTGACAGAAAAGCTGGGCCAGGTGCTCGATTTCGATGCGATGATCGGCAACGCGCCGAACTTTCGCGCGGCGTTGGCCAAGGCGGCGAAGACCGCCCGCGGTCACGGCAACGTGCTGATCGAGGGGGAGAGCGGATCGGGCAAGGAGATGCTGGTGCGCGCGATGCACGCCGCCTCTCCGCGCGCCAAGGCGCCCTTCCGCCTGATCAACGCCCGCGCCGTGCCCACCAATTCGATCGAGTCGGTCCTGTTCGGGCACGAACCCAACGCTTTTCCCGGCGCGTTCGAGCGGCAGATCGGCGCGCTGCAGCAGTGCGACGGCGGCACGCTGTTACTCGACGAGGTGGACCGCCTGCCGCTGGACCTGCAGGAACGGCTGGCGGAGGTGCTGGCGACCGGCGTGGTGCGCCCGGTCGGCGCGCGGCACGGGTTCCGCATCGACCTGCGCGTGCTGTCCGCCAGCAACCTGCCAGTCGGCGCGCTCGGGACCGCGGGGTATTTTCACCCGGCTCTGCACGAGGTCCTGGCGCCAGTGACCATCACCCTGCCCCCTTTGCGGGAGCGGACCGGCGACATCCCCGCCCTTGCCCGCCACTTCCTGGCCCGCATCGGCGAGCAGCCCGGCCTGCGTAAGCTGACCATCACCGACGGGGCGCTGTCCCTGCTCGCCGCATTCGATTGGCCGGGCAACGTGCGCCAGCTGCAAACGGTGCTGTTTCGCGCAGCCGTGTTCTGCGATGGTGACGCGCTGACTGCCGACTGCTTTCCGCAGCTGTCCGACATGCTCGGCCAGCCCGCCGACCTGCGCGACCCCCGGCACGAGGGCGTGGGCGTGATGCTTTACACCGCCGACGGTAACCTGCGCCCGCTCGACGAGATCGAGGCAGACGTCATCCGCCTTGCCATCGGGCACTATCGCGGGCGCATGACCGAAGTCGCGCGCCGCTTGGGGATCGGCCGATCCACCCTTTACCGCAAGCTCGGCGATCTCGGGATCGACAACGCCGCCTGA
- a CDS encoding aa3-type cytochrome c oxidase subunit IV: MAAGNDMKAHRGTYGSFIALLKWSVPLLAAIAAIVVLIIAS, encoded by the coding sequence ATGGCCGCAGGCAACGACATGAAGGCGCACCGGGGCACGTACGGCAGCTTTATCGCGCTGCTGAAATGGAGCGTGCCGCTCCTGGCGGCGATCGCGGCGATCGTCGTCCTGATCATCGCCAGCTGA
- a CDS encoding NAD(P) transhydrogenase subunit alpha: MRIAVLRETAPAETRVALTPETARKFIALGATVAVESGAGIAASITDAAYAEAGVQVGDTAQTMSGADIVMAVQAPDPAALAGANPGALVAATFDPFGRRERVDAYAAAGFEALAMEFMPRITRAQSMDVLSSQSNLAGYKAVIAAADVYGRAFPMMMTAAGTVQAAKVFVMGVGVAGLQAIATARRLGAQVSATDVRSATREQIQSLGAKPVFVENVAGIEGEGSGGYATEMSAEYQQAQAGLVSGHLAKQDIVVTTALIPGRAAPRLISDAQIATMKPGSVIFDLAVAQGGNVEGSVADQMVEKHGVKIIGFANTPATVPADASALYARNLYNFLSAFWDKDQGRPVLDAEIGDAVRLTRGGAVVNERLLERGA; this comes from the coding sequence TTGCGCATCGCTGTCCTTCGGGAAACCGCCCCCGCGGAAACCCGCGTCGCGCTCACTCCCGAAACCGCCCGGAAGTTCATCGCCCTGGGCGCGACCGTCGCCGTGGAGAGCGGGGCAGGGATTGCAGCGAGCATCACCGATGCAGCCTATGCCGAAGCGGGCGTGCAAGTCGGCGATACCGCGCAGACAATGTCAGGCGCGGATATCGTCATGGCGGTCCAGGCGCCCGATCCGGCGGCGCTGGCGGGCGCGAACCCCGGCGCGTTGGTCGCCGCGACGTTTGACCCGTTTGGCAGGCGCGAGCGGGTCGATGCCTATGCGGCCGCAGGGTTCGAGGCGCTGGCGATGGAGTTCATGCCGCGCATCACCCGCGCCCAGAGCATGGACGTGCTCTCCAGCCAGTCCAACCTCGCCGGGTACAAGGCGGTGATCGCAGCGGCCGACGTGTATGGCCGGGCGTTTCCGATGATGATGACAGCCGCGGGCACCGTGCAGGCGGCCAAGGTGTTCGTGATGGGCGTGGGCGTGGCGGGCCTGCAGGCGATCGCGACCGCGCGGCGGTTGGGAGCGCAAGTCTCCGCCACCGATGTCCGCTCGGCAACCCGGGAGCAGATCCAGTCCCTGGGCGCCAAGCCGGTGTTCGTCGAGAACGTCGCCGGGATCGAAGGCGAAGGCAGCGGCGGCTACGCGACCGAGATGAGCGCGGAATATCAGCAGGCGCAGGCTGGACTGGTCAGCGGGCATCTGGCCAAACAGGACATCGTGGTGACCACGGCGCTGATCCCCGGGCGCGCGGCCCCGCGGCTGATCTCGGACGCGCAGATCGCAACCATGAAGCCGGGCAGCGTGATCTTCGATCTGGCCGTGGCGCAGGGCGGCAATGTCGAAGGATCGGTCGCTGACCAGATGGTGGAGAAGCACGGGGTCAAGATCATCGGTTTCGCCAACACGCCCGCGACCGTGCCGGCCGACGCCAGCGCGCTGTATGCGCGCAACCTGTACAACTTCCTGTCTGCGTTCTGGGACAAGGATCAGGGCCGGCCGGTACTCGACGCCGAGATCGGCGATGCCGTGCGGCTGACCCGCGGCGGAGCAGTCGTGAACGAGCGCCTCCTGGAACGCGGCGCATGA
- a CDS encoding NAD(P) transhydrogenase subunit alpha, with product MDFVAILSIFVLACFVGYYVVWSVTPALHTPLMAVTNAISSVIIVGALIASAAAGSFSSKWLGLAAVALASVNIFGGFAVTARMLAMYKKKDR from the coding sequence ATGGATTTCGTCGCGATCCTGTCGATCTTCGTGCTGGCCTGCTTCGTCGGCTATTACGTCGTGTGGTCGGTCACCCCGGCGCTGCACACGCCGCTGATGGCGGTGACGAACGCGATCTCGTCCGTGATTATCGTCGGCGCGCTGATCGCCAGCGCCGCGGCGGGGAGTTTCAGTTCCAAGTGGCTCGGGCTCGCGGCGGTGGCGTTGGCCAGCGTCAACATCTTCGGCGGGTTCGCGGTCACCGCGCGGATGCTGGCGATGTACAAGAAAAAGGATCGCTGA
- a CDS encoding NAD(P)(+) transhydrogenase (Re/Si-specific) subunit beta, producing MTLQPVRTADLSIVADAAHAVNPWVALAYLAAGVLFILALRGLSSPATSQRGNRFGMAGMLIAVVTTLVTHVPYSDMCAGGAVATAGDEFRLCQDVLRVDWVTVAEIIAAIALGGAVGWIIARRIAMTAMPQLVAAFHSLVGLAAVLVAVAAFLNPGAFGILGMDGNILRVSRIEMLLGAAIGAITFSGSVIAFAKLNGNMSGKPILLPGRHTINLGALVAILGLTGAYMLTADAGPGEGALFWIVLALAFAIGFLLIIPIGGADMPVVVSMLNSYSGWAAAAMGFTLHNTAMIITGALVGSSGAILSYIMCRAMNRSFISVIAGGFGADAAVAGEAKEQRPYKSGSAEDAAYMLEQAEKVIIIPGYGMAVAQAQHALREMGDKLKAKGVEVKYAIHPVAGRMPGHMNVLLAEAQVPYDEVFELEDINSEFSQADVAFVIGANDVVNPAAKTDKSSPIYGMPVFDVGNAKQVFFIKRSMGGVGYAGVDNDVFYLDQTMMLLADAKKMVENIVKALD from the coding sequence GTGACGCTCCAGCCGGTCCGCACCGCCGACCTGTCGATCGTGGCCGACGCGGCGCACGCGGTGAACCCGTGGGTGGCGCTGGCGTACCTCGCGGCAGGCGTGCTGTTCATCCTCGCGCTGCGCGGCCTTTCTTCGCCCGCGACCAGCCAGCGCGGCAACCGCTTCGGCATGGCCGGCATGCTGATCGCGGTCGTCACGACACTGGTGACGCACGTGCCGTACAGCGACATGTGCGCTGGCGGTGCGGTGGCGACCGCCGGTGACGAGTTTAGGTTGTGCCAAGATGTGTTGCGGGTGGACTGGGTCACGGTGGCCGAGATCATCGCCGCCATCGCGCTGGGCGGCGCGGTCGGGTGGATCATCGCCCGGCGCATCGCCATGACCGCGATGCCGCAACTCGTCGCCGCGTTCCACAGCCTGGTGGGTCTCGCCGCGGTGCTGGTGGCGGTGGCGGCGTTCCTCAATCCCGGCGCGTTCGGCATCCTGGGCATGGACGGCAACATCCTGCGCGTCAGCCGGATCGAGATGCTGCTCGGCGCCGCGATCGGTGCGATCACGTTTTCCGGATCGGTCATCGCGTTCGCCAAACTCAACGGCAACATGAGCGGCAAGCCGATCCTGTTGCCCGGTCGCCATACGATCAACCTGGGCGCGCTGGTCGCAATCCTGGGGCTGACGGGGGCTTACATGCTCACCGCGGACGCCGGTCCGGGCGAGGGGGCGCTGTTCTGGATCGTGCTGGCGCTCGCCTTTGCGATCGGCTTCCTGCTGATCATCCCGATCGGAGGGGCGGACATGCCGGTCGTGGTGTCGATGCTCAACAGCTATTCGGGCTGGGCGGCGGCGGCGATGGGGTTCACCCTGCACAACACCGCGATGATCATCACCGGCGCGCTGGTCGGCAGCTCGGGCGCGATCCTCAGCTACATCATGTGCCGGGCGATGAACCGCAGCTTCATCTCGGTGATCGCCGGCGGGTTCGGGGCCGACGCCGCCGTCGCGGGCGAGGCGAAGGAGCAGCGGCCATACAAGTCGGGCAGCGCGGAAGACGCCGCTTACATGCTGGAGCAGGCGGAAAAGGTCATCATCATCCCCGGCTACGGCATGGCGGTCGCGCAGGCGCAGCACGCCCTGCGCGAGATGGGCGACAAGCTGAAGGCCAAGGGCGTGGAGGTGAAGTATGCGATCCATCCCGTGGCGGGACGGATGCCCGGGCACATGAACGTCCTGCTGGCCGAAGCTCAGGTGCCGTATGACGAGGTGTTCGAGCTGGAAGACATCAACTCGGAATTTTCCCAGGCCGACGTGGCGTTCGTGATCGGCGCCAACGACGTGGTCAATCCTGCGGCGAAGACCGACAAGTCTTCGCCCATCTACGGCATGCCGGTATTCGATGTGGGCAACGCCAAACAGGTGTTCTTCATCAAGCGTTCAATGGGCGGGGTGGGGTACGCCGGGGTCGACAACGACGTGTTTTACCTCGACCAGACGATGATGCTGCTCGCCGATGCGAAGAAGATGGTCGAGAACATCGTGAAGGCGCTCGATTGA
- a CDS encoding parallel beta-helix domain-containing protein, producing the protein MRMTPIAILALATAAAPALAATHTIAPGDGAQERLQEALITAQPGDEVVLGAGRFALEDGLSLDVDNVTVRGAGMNATVLDFTSQKGSGEGLLVTSDKVTLRDFAVENPKGDGIKSKGADDIVYQRVRVTWTGGPKETNGAYGLYPVESTGVLIAECEVSGASDAGIYVGQSKAITVRGNVARFNVAGIEIENSRDALVEANYVTGNTGGILVFDLPSLPVMGGGNTVVRDNLVAGNTTANFAPKGNIVAGVRRGTGVMVMANDGVLIEGNTILDNPTAPVMVVAYPMPFTDTTYNPYPRNVTVGVNRVDAGGTDPQFEGKEQLLAAFGGALPPVLWDGLAQPGTTALRVDPSIKGWTLGLSGQGQGLDVTNIKPGPLQVSAPDGAQVLTGYGAPASLEARLAT; encoded by the coding sequence ATGAGGATGACCCCAATCGCCATCTTGGCGCTCGCCACCGCGGCTGCTCCCGCACTTGCCGCAACGCACACGATCGCCCCCGGCGATGGCGCGCAGGAGCGGCTGCAGGAGGCGCTGATCACCGCGCAGCCGGGCGACGAGGTGGTGCTGGGCGCGGGGCGTTTCGCGCTCGAAGACGGGCTCAGTCTGGATGTCGACAATGTCACCGTGCGCGGCGCGGGGATGAACGCGACAGTGCTCGATTTCACCAGCCAAAAGGGGTCGGGTGAGGGGCTGCTGGTCACGTCCGACAAGGTCACCTTGCGCGATTTCGCGGTCGAGAACCCGAAGGGCGACGGCATCAAGTCGAAGGGCGCGGACGACATCGTCTACCAGCGGGTGCGCGTGACCTGGACCGGCGGTCCGAAGGAGACCAACGGGGCCTATGGCCTCTACCCGGTCGAGAGCACCGGGGTGCTCATCGCCGAGTGCGAAGTTTCGGGTGCCTCCGACGCAGGGATCTATGTCGGCCAATCGAAGGCGATCACCGTGCGCGGCAACGTGGCGCGGTTCAATGTCGCCGGGATCGAGATCGAGAACAGCCGCGACGCACTGGTGGAGGCGAACTACGTCACCGGCAACACCGGCGGGATACTGGTGTTCGACCTGCCCAGCCTGCCGGTGATGGGCGGCGGGAACACCGTGGTGCGCGACAACCTGGTGGCGGGTAACACCACCGCCAACTTTGCACCGAAGGGCAACATCGTTGCCGGCGTCCGCCGCGGCACCGGGGTGATGGTGATGGCCAACGACGGCGTCCTGATCGAAGGCAACACCATCCTCGACAATCCGACCGCGCCGGTCATGGTGGTCGCGTATCCGATGCCGTTCACCGACACGACCTATAACCCGTACCCGCGCAACGTGACGGTCGGCGTCAACCGCGTCGATGCGGGCGGCACCGATCCGCAGTTCGAAGGCAAGGAGCAGCTACTGGCGGCCTTTGGCGGCGCGCTGCCGCCGGTGCTGTGGGATGGGCTGGCCCAGCCCGGCACCACCGCGTTGCGGGTCGATCCCTCGATCAAGGGATGGACGTTGGGACTGTCCGGGCAAGGTCAGGGGCTGGATGTCACGAACATCAAGCCTGGTCCACTTCAGGTGTCCGCGCCCGATGGAGCGCAAGTGTTGACGGGTTATGGTGCGCCGGCGAGCCTGGAGGCCCGGCTGGCCACGTGA
- a CDS encoding SO2930 family diheme c-type cytochrome, which translates to MIRNAVLGLALLSAAAAVTHAAAPVAVPNDAAITGDGSPKTLSEFGFFADAAAQTPAARVTGYRLNTPLWSDGAEKLRFVYLPAGAQARADGENLLQLPVGAALIKTFAFEENGRRRLIETRVLLHRDSGWVALPYLWNAEQTEAKLALAGARVPVTTPAGDAIEYRVPNKNQCKDCHGLNGAVIPIGPKARNLSAAWLKDFAASGMLDDAPQVSRPLPVWENHAAATAADAARGYLDVNCAHCHRPGAGASNSGLDLRWEQSAPEALGIMKRPVAAGRGAGNLLFDIVPGKPQESILAHRMASTEGGVAMPELGKSTVDKEGLQAVERWIASL; encoded by the coding sequence GTGATCCGCAACGCCGTTCTGGGACTGGCGCTGCTGTCTGCAGCCGCCGCCGTGACGCACGCCGCCGCGCCCGTTGCGGTGCCGAACGATGCGGCGATCACCGGCGACGGATCCCCGAAGACTCTGTCCGAATTCGGATTTTTCGCAGATGCCGCAGCGCAAACCCCGGCGGCGCGCGTTACCGGGTATCGGCTGAATACCCCGCTATGGTCGGATGGCGCGGAGAAGCTGCGCTTCGTCTACCTTCCTGCCGGCGCACAAGCGAGGGCGGACGGCGAGAATCTGCTCCAGCTCCCGGTCGGCGCGGCGCTCATTAAAACCTTCGCGTTCGAGGAGAACGGCAGGCGCCGGCTGATCGAAACGCGCGTGCTGCTCCACCGCGACAGCGGGTGGGTCGCGCTGCCGTACTTGTGGAATGCCGAGCAGACCGAGGCGAAGCTGGCGCTCGCCGGCGCTCGGGTGCCGGTTACCACGCCCGCCGGTGACGCGATCGAGTACCGCGTCCCCAACAAAAACCAGTGCAAGGACTGTCACGGGCTGAACGGCGCGGTGATCCCCATCGGTCCCAAGGCGCGCAACCTGTCCGCCGCATGGCTGAAGGATTTTGCCGCCAGCGGAATGCTCGATGACGCCCCGCAGGTCAGCCGTCCGCTGCCTGTGTGGGAGAACCACGCTGCGGCAACCGCCGCGGATGCGGCGCGCGGCTACCTCGATGTCAACTGCGCGCATTGCCACCGTCCCGGTGCGGGCGCGTCCAATTCCGGCCTCGATCTGCGGTGGGAACAGTCGGCGCCCGAGGCGCTGGGAATCATGAAACGGCCGGTTGCGGCAGGACGCGGCGCGGGCAACCTTCTGTTCGACATCGTGCCCGGCAAGCCGCAGGAATCGATCCTGGCTCATCGCATGGCCAGCACGGAAGGCGGGGTGGCGATGCCCGAATTGGGCAAATCCACGGTGGACAAGGAAGGACTGCAGGCGGTCGAACGCTGGATCGCCAGCCTGTGA